The following proteins are encoded in a genomic region of Streptomyces sp. NBC_01723:
- a CDS encoding APC family permease, whose protein sequence is MTTGSSSTSSTANGGAISTFKGEERALRADRLGTGGLLLSVLAATAPLMVVAGVMPTTFAVMGIVGQPLLFVLLGVVLILFSVGYAEMSRHVHNAGAFYAYISRGLGGTAGAGAALVALVAYNALQVGIYGIFGFEVSGLLSTYADLDVAWWIPALLAVLAVGTLGWLKIDVNARVLGVLLLIEVVLVVVFDIAAVADPGPQGLSLHAFNPDTLTGAGVGTALCFCIAAFLGFEQAPVYAEETSRPHVLVPRVMFLAVGGVAVFFALSSWALTVATGPDRIVGTAQEQSAGLLFFLTESRLGSTFTDVLHVLFVTGMFAALLSFHNVVARYAFAMGREGLLPAAFGRTSGSSGAPGTGSLLQTAVSLVVVAGFALADDRPNGDPTQPVLHLFTWGGNIGALGVILLMATASFSVVAFFVRRGAAGAQGVRLAASAVAGAALLVIAGYTAKDFDVLVGAGPDSALSWVLPGIIGLAAVAGVVQGLLLRSRAPERHARIGQGNEAFQLDKAASS, encoded by the coding sequence ATGACCACGGGCAGTTCGAGCACGAGCAGCACCGCGAACGGTGGCGCCATCAGCACCTTCAAGGGCGAGGAGCGCGCGCTGCGCGCCGACCGGCTGGGCACGGGCGGGCTGCTGCTGTCCGTGCTCGCCGCCACGGCCCCGCTGATGGTGGTCGCGGGCGTCATGCCCACCACCTTCGCCGTGATGGGCATCGTGGGACAGCCGCTGCTCTTCGTGCTGCTCGGCGTGGTGCTGATCCTCTTCAGCGTCGGATACGCCGAGATGAGCCGGCACGTCCACAACGCGGGCGCCTTCTACGCGTACATCTCCCGCGGCCTCGGCGGCACCGCCGGCGCGGGTGCCGCCCTGGTCGCGCTGGTCGCCTACAACGCGCTCCAGGTCGGCATCTACGGCATCTTCGGCTTCGAGGTCTCGGGGCTCCTGTCCACCTACGCCGACCTGGACGTCGCCTGGTGGATCCCGGCGCTGCTGGCCGTGCTCGCGGTCGGCACGCTGGGCTGGCTGAAGATCGACGTCAACGCGCGCGTCCTGGGCGTACTGCTGCTCATCGAAGTGGTCCTCGTGGTCGTCTTCGACATCGCCGCCGTCGCCGACCCGGGACCGCAGGGGCTCTCGCTGCACGCCTTCAACCCGGACACCCTGACCGGCGCCGGGGTCGGCACCGCCCTGTGCTTCTGCATCGCCGCCTTCCTCGGCTTCGAACAGGCGCCCGTGTACGCCGAGGAGACCAGCCGGCCGCACGTGCTGGTCCCGCGTGTCATGTTCCTGGCGGTCGGTGGGGTCGCCGTCTTCTTCGCGCTCAGCAGCTGGGCGCTGACCGTCGCCACCGGGCCGGACAGGATCGTCGGTACCGCCCAGGAGCAGAGCGCCGGGCTGCTCTTCTTCCTGACCGAGTCGCGGCTCGGCTCCACCTTCACCGACGTGCTGCACGTGCTCTTCGTGACCGGCATGTTCGCCGCCCTGCTCAGCTTCCACAACGTCGTCGCCCGGTACGCCTTCGCCATGGGCCGCGAAGGACTGCTGCCCGCCGCCTTCGGGCGGACCAGCGGCTCCAGCGGCGCCCCGGGCACCGGCTCGCTGCTCCAGACCGCCGTGTCCCTGGTCGTCGTGGCCGGATTCGCCCTCGCCGACGACAGGCCGAACGGCGACCCCACCCAGCCCGTGCTGCACCTGTTCACCTGGGGCGGCAACATCGGCGCCCTCGGCGTGATCCTGCTGATGGCCACGGCCTCGTTCTCCGTGGTCGCCTTCTTCGTACGCCGCGGAGCCGCCGGCGCCCAGGGCGTGCGGCTGGCCGCCTCCGCCGTCGCGGGCGCCGCCCTGCTGGTGATCGCCGGATACACGGCCAAGGACTTCGACGTCCTGGTCGGCGCCGGTCCCGACTCCGCCCTGAGCTGGGTGCTGCCCGGCATCATCGGCCTCGCGGCCGTCGCCGGCGTCGTGCAGGGACTGCTGCTGCGCTCGCGGGCGCCCGAGCGGCACGCCCGCATCGGGCAGGGAAACGAGGCGTTCCAGCTGGACAAGGCGGCGTCCTCCTGA